The Kitasatospora setae KM-6054 genome contains a region encoding:
- a CDS encoding CTP synthase: MAQPHSGKSASGRAVTTKHLFVTGGVASSLGKGLTASSLGALLKARGLRVTMQKLDPYLNVDPGTMNPFQHGEVFVTDDGAETDLDIGHYERFLDTNLHGSANVTTGQVYSTVIAKERRGEYLGDTVQVIPHITNEIKSRIRRMATEDVDVVITEVGGTVGDIESLPFLEAVRQVRHEVGRDNVFFVHVSLLPYIGPSGELKTKPTQHSVAALRNIGIQPDAIVLRADREVPQAIKRKISLMCDVDEEAVVAAIDAKSIYDIPKVLHGEGLDAYVVRRLDLPFRDVDWTVWDDLLRRVHEPQHEVKVALVGKYIDLPDAYLSVTEALRAGGFANNARVQIKWVTSDDCETPEGAQEQLGDVDAICIPGGFGDRGVDGKVAAITYGRENRIPLLGLCLGLQCVVIEAARNLAGLPEANSTEFDPAAKYPVVSTMAEQLAIVDGKGDLGGTMRLGLYPAKLAEGSIVREVYGGEQYVEERHRHRYEVNNAYRADLEKTGLQFSGLSPKGDLVEYVEYPREVHPYLVATQAHPELKSRPTRPHPLFAGLVAAAIDRKVG; this comes from the coding sequence TTGGCACAGCCCCATTCCGGCAAGTCGGCCAGCGGCCGCGCCGTGACGACCAAGCACCTCTTCGTCACCGGGGGTGTCGCCTCCTCGCTCGGCAAGGGGCTCACCGCCTCCAGCCTCGGCGCCCTGCTCAAGGCCCGCGGCCTGCGAGTGACGATGCAGAAGCTCGACCCGTACCTCAACGTGGACCCGGGCACGATGAACCCGTTCCAGCACGGTGAGGTCTTCGTCACCGACGACGGCGCCGAGACCGACCTCGACATCGGCCACTACGAGCGCTTCCTCGACACCAACCTGCACGGCTCGGCGAACGTCACCACCGGCCAGGTCTACTCCACCGTGATCGCCAAGGAGCGGCGCGGCGAGTACCTCGGCGACACCGTCCAGGTCATCCCGCACATCACCAACGAGATCAAGTCCCGGATCCGCCGGATGGCGACCGAGGACGTCGACGTGGTCATCACCGAGGTCGGCGGCACCGTCGGCGACATCGAGTCGCTGCCGTTCCTGGAGGCGGTCCGCCAGGTCCGCCACGAGGTCGGCCGGGACAATGTCTTCTTCGTGCACGTCTCGCTGCTGCCGTACATCGGCCCGTCCGGCGAGCTGAAGACCAAGCCCACCCAGCACTCGGTGGCCGCGCTGCGCAACATCGGCATCCAGCCCGACGCGATCGTGCTGCGCGCCGACCGCGAGGTGCCGCAGGCCATCAAGCGCAAGATCTCGCTGATGTGCGACGTCGACGAGGAGGCCGTGGTCGCCGCGATCGACGCCAAGTCGATCTACGACATCCCCAAGGTGCTGCACGGCGAGGGCCTGGACGCGTACGTGGTGCGCCGCCTCGACCTGCCGTTCCGCGACGTGGACTGGACGGTCTGGGACGACCTGCTGCGCCGCGTCCACGAGCCGCAGCACGAGGTCAAGGTCGCGCTGGTCGGCAAGTACATCGACCTGCCGGACGCCTACCTGTCGGTCACCGAGGCGCTGCGGGCCGGCGGCTTCGCCAACAACGCCCGGGTCCAGATCAAGTGGGTCACCTCGGACGACTGCGAGACCCCCGAGGGCGCGCAGGAGCAGCTCGGCGACGTCGACGCGATCTGCATCCCCGGCGGCTTCGGCGACCGGGGCGTGGACGGCAAGGTCGCCGCGATCACCTACGGCCGGGAGAACCGGATCCCGCTGCTGGGCCTGTGCCTGGGCCTGCAGTGCGTCGTGATCGAGGCCGCGCGGAACCTGGCCGGCCTGCCCGAGGCGAACTCCACCGAGTTCGACCCGGCGGCGAAGTACCCGGTCGTCTCGACCATGGCCGAGCAGCTGGCCATCGTCGACGGCAAGGGCGACCTGGGCGGCACCATGCGGCTGGGCCTGTACCCGGCGAAGCTCGCCGAGGGCTCGATCGTCCGCGAGGTGTACGGCGGCGAGCAGTACGTCGAGGAGCGCCACCGCCACCGCTACGAGGTCAACAACGCCTACCGCGCCGACCTGGAGAAGACCGGCCTGCAGTTCTCCGGCCTCTCCCCGAAGGGCGACCTGGTCGAGTACGTCGAGTACCCGCGCGAGGTCCACCCCTACCTGGTCGCCACCCAGGCCCACCCGGAGCTGAAGTCCCGCCCGACCCGCCCGCACCCGCTGTTCGCGGGCCTGGTCGCGGCGGCGATCGACCGCAAGGTCGGCTGA
- a CDS encoding NUDIX domain-containing protein produces the protein MVGIQDRAEEWDVRDGVTPFRGKVTGVRSEQVRMPDGSWAQRDYQLHPGSVAVLALDEEGRVLAQRQYRHPVRHRLWELPAGLLDVPGENPLHAAQRELFEEAHRKAAHWSVLVDFYTSPGGSDEAVRLFLATGLSEAEEERYAAHGEELELETAWVPLDELVALVLAGELHNPTLVTGVLALSAARARGAVDTLRPADAEWPARPF, from the coding sequence GTGGTCGGCATTCAGGACAGGGCCGAGGAGTGGGACGTCCGGGACGGGGTCACGCCGTTCCGCGGCAAGGTGACCGGCGTGCGCAGCGAGCAGGTCAGGATGCCCGACGGCAGCTGGGCCCAGCGCGACTACCAGCTGCACCCCGGATCGGTCGCCGTGCTCGCCCTCGACGAGGAGGGCCGCGTCCTCGCCCAGCGCCAGTACCGGCACCCCGTCCGGCACCGGCTCTGGGAGCTGCCCGCCGGACTGCTCGACGTCCCCGGCGAGAACCCGCTGCACGCGGCGCAGCGGGAGCTCTTCGAGGAGGCGCACCGCAAGGCAGCCCACTGGAGCGTCCTGGTCGACTTCTACACCTCGCCCGGCGGCAGCGACGAGGCGGTCCGGCTGTTCCTGGCGACCGGGCTCTCCGAGGCCGAGGAGGAGCGCTACGCGGCGCACGGCGAGGAGCTGGAGCTGGAGACCGCCTGGGTGCCGCTCGACGAGCTGGTGGCCCTGGTGCTGGCCGGCGAACTGCACAACCCGACCCTGGTCACCGGCGTGCTGGCGCTCAGCGCCGCGCGCGCCCGGGGCGCGGTCGACACGCTGCGGCCGGCCGACGCGGAGTGGCCGGCCCGGCCGTTCTGA
- a CDS encoding tetratricopeptide repeat protein, with product MARQTAVVVEAAGIFDALPAGARPFAGRGAELAALGVAAGRPAPGRGRLLVLAGRPGSGRTALAVRWARSVAGDYPDGLLYARLSAPDGGRVGAGRAARLLLDQLGERPGAALLPGAAEEDPACEALREALGQRRALVLLDDVKDAGQVWPLLAEKTSSLLLATTSGPLTGIDGIDPVILGGMDHRAAVELVGELVGGTRVSCDPVGAADLAEACANRPAALRLVAGWLRSEARLAVTDAAARLREVPPPAPAAVEGPVKPADPDRETVPVVEGDPLRGAFELAYRRLPAARARLLRLCTLAPGQQVDLRTASALVGCPAPEAGGSLAALAELELLEREPDAADGTERYRVPGRLYGRLVELRAELDRPSEVELARARLLERLVRLVDSARLLLDPAAGPNPDPLPGPLRLRTAAHAEGWLRGEREQLLAAVADAVGQGDLDGSAGRLVTALLRALPLTGEAAPADLHALHESVLKVAERQGNPRRAAAALLNLGDLQAAAGRWEQAGERYRAAVELARGAGDEPGCARALEGVGHGHRALGDPLRAADAYGRALVLRQALGDQPAEARLLVRLAEAHAGLRRFEEALREYRSAAAVLRRTGDARGEREVEALAARLRRHLGREGFRPLSE from the coding sequence GTGGCGAGGCAGACGGCGGTGGTGGTCGAGGCGGCCGGGATCTTCGACGCGCTGCCCGCGGGGGCTCGTCCGTTCGCGGGGCGCGGCGCGGAGCTGGCGGCGCTCGGGGTGGCCGCCGGGCGGCCCGCGCCGGGGCGCGGGCGGCTGCTGGTGCTGGCCGGCCGGCCGGGCTCCGGGCGGACCGCGCTCGCGGTGCGCTGGGCCAGGTCGGTGGCGGGCGACTACCCGGACGGGCTGCTGTACGCGCGGCTGTCCGCGCCGGACGGCGGACGGGTCGGGGCCGGGCGGGCCGCCCGGCTGCTGCTGGACCAGCTGGGGGAGCGGCCCGGCGCGGCGCTGCTGCCCGGCGCGGCCGAGGAGGACCCGGCCTGCGAGGCGCTGCGCGAGGCGCTCGGGCAGCGCCGGGCGCTGGTGCTGCTGGACGACGTGAAGGACGCCGGGCAGGTGTGGCCGCTGCTGGCCGAGAAGACGTCCTCGCTGCTGCTGGCGACCACCTCGGGGCCGCTGACGGGCATCGACGGGATCGACCCGGTCATCCTCGGCGGGATGGACCACCGGGCGGCCGTCGAGCTGGTGGGCGAACTGGTCGGCGGCACCCGGGTCTCCTGCGACCCGGTCGGCGCCGCCGACCTGGCCGAGGCGTGCGCCAACCGCCCGGCCGCGCTGCGGCTGGTCGCGGGCTGGCTGCGGAGCGAGGCCCGGCTGGCCGTGACGGACGCCGCCGCCCGGCTGCGCGAGGTCCCGCCGCCGGCGCCGGCGGCGGTGGAGGGGCCGGTCAAGCCGGCCGACCCGGACCGGGAGACCGTGCCGGTGGTGGAGGGCGACCCGCTGCGCGGCGCGTTCGAGCTGGCCTACCGGCGGCTGCCCGCGGCGCGCGCCCGGCTGCTGCGGCTGTGCACCCTCGCCCCGGGCCAGCAGGTCGACCTGCGGACCGCGTCCGCGCTGGTCGGCTGCCCGGCCCCGGAGGCGGGCGGCTCGCTGGCGGCGCTGGCCGAGCTGGAGCTGCTGGAGCGCGAGCCGGACGCCGCGGACGGCACCGAGCGCTACCGCGTCCCCGGCCGGCTGTACGGGCGGCTGGTCGAGCTGCGCGCCGAGCTGGACCGCCCGTCCGAGGTGGAGCTGGCCCGGGCCCGGCTGCTGGAGCGGCTGGTGCGGCTGGTCGACTCGGCGCGGCTGCTGCTCGACCCGGCGGCCGGCCCCAACCCCGACCCGCTGCCCGGGCCGCTGCGGCTGCGCACCGCCGCGCACGCCGAGGGCTGGCTGCGCGGCGAGCGCGAGCAGCTGCTGGCCGCCGTCGCCGACGCCGTCGGCCAGGGCGACCTGGACGGCTCCGCCGGCCGGCTGGTCACCGCCCTGCTGCGCGCCCTGCCGCTGACCGGCGAGGCCGCCCCCGCCGACCTGCACGCCCTGCACGAGTCGGTGCTGAAGGTCGCCGAGCGGCAGGGCAACCCGCGCCGGGCCGCCGCCGCGCTGCTCAACCTCGGCGACCTGCAGGCCGCCGCCGGCCGCTGGGAGCAGGCCGGCGAGCGCTACCGGGCGGCCGTCGAGCTGGCCCGGGGGGCGGGCGACGAGCCGGGCTGCGCCCGCGCGCTGGAGGGCGTCGGCCACGGGCACCGGGCGCTCGGCGACCCGCTGCGCGCCGCCGACGCGTACGGGCGGGCGCTGGTGCTGCGGCAGGCGCTCGGCGACCAGCCGGCCGAGGCCCGGCTGCTGGTGCGCCTCGCGGAGGCGCACGCCGGGCTGCGGCGCTTCGAGGAGGCGCTGCGCGAGTACCGCTCGGCGGCCGCGGTGCTGCGCCGGACCGGGGACGCGCGGGGCGAGCGGGAGGTCGAGGCGCTGGCCGCCCGGCTGCGCCGGCACCTCGGCCGGGAGGGCTTCCGCCCGCTTTCGGAGTAG
- the ald gene encoding alanine dehydrogenase, which yields MKVGIPREVKNHEYRVAITPAGVHELVRNGHEVVIEDNAGVGSSIPNEEYVAAGATILPTADEVWAAADMILKVKEPIASEYHRLRKGQTLFTYLHLAADRAGTDALVASGTTAIAYETVQLPNGALPLLAPMSEVAGRLAPQVGSYHLMRPTGGRGVLPGGVPGTHPAKAVVIGGGVSGWHAATIAIGMGYDVTLLDRDINKLREADKIFGNKIKAIVSNSFELEKAVIEADLVIGAVLIPGAKAPKLVTNELVSRMKPGSVLVDIAIDQGGCFEDSHPTTHAEPTFQVHNSVFYCVANMPGAVPNTSTYALTNATLPYVVELANRGWKDALRRDAALAKGLNVHEGQITFPAVAEAFGLESVSLESVLA from the coding sequence GTGAAGGTCGGCATCCCCCGCGAGGTCAAGAACCACGAGTACCGCGTGGCCATCACGCCGGCCGGCGTGCACGAGCTGGTCCGCAACGGGCACGAGGTCGTCATCGAGGACAACGCCGGCGTCGGCTCCTCGATCCCCAACGAGGAGTACGTGGCCGCCGGCGCGACCATCCTCCCCACCGCCGACGAGGTGTGGGCCGCGGCCGACATGATCCTCAAGGTCAAGGAGCCCATCGCCTCCGAGTACCACCGGCTGCGCAAGGGCCAGACCCTCTTCACCTACCTGCACCTGGCCGCCGACCGGGCCGGCACCGACGCGCTGGTCGCCTCCGGCACCACCGCGATCGCCTACGAGACCGTGCAGCTGCCCAACGGCGCGCTGCCGCTGCTCGCCCCGATGTCCGAGGTCGCGGGCCGCCTCGCCCCGCAGGTCGGCTCCTACCACCTGATGCGTCCGACCGGCGGCCGCGGCGTGCTGCCCGGCGGCGTGCCCGGCACCCACCCGGCCAAGGCGGTCGTCATCGGCGGCGGCGTCTCCGGCTGGCACGCGGCCACCATCGCCATCGGCATGGGCTACGACGTGACCCTGCTCGACCGCGACATCAACAAGCTGCGCGAGGCCGACAAGATCTTCGGCAACAAGATCAAGGCGATCGTCTCCAACTCCTTCGAGCTGGAGAAGGCCGTCATCGAGGCCGACCTGGTCATCGGCGCCGTGCTGATCCCGGGCGCCAAGGCCCCCAAGCTGGTCACCAACGAGCTGGTCTCCCGGATGAAGCCGGGCTCCGTGCTCGTCGACATCGCGATCGACCAGGGCGGCTGCTTCGAGGACTCGCACCCGACCACCCACGCCGAGCCGACCTTCCAGGTCCACAACTCGGTCTTCTACTGCGTGGCCAACATGCCGGGCGCCGTCCCGAACACCTCCACCTACGCGCTCACCAACGCGACCCTGCCGTACGTGGTCGAGCTGGCCAACCGCGGCTGGAAGGACGCGCTGCGCCGCGACGCCGCGCTCGCCAAGGGCCTGAACGTGCACGAGGGCCAGATCACCTTCCCGGCCGTCGCCGAGGCCTTCGGCCTGGAGTCGGTCTCCCTGGAGAGCGTCCTCGCCTGA
- a CDS encoding ParA family protein: protein MGAQEVGSVAVRTFEARQSAAAAATDYDADFAAYGLAYNELGYGPYDDPDAEYEPDPEYAATLAPDAARQRRERVGPTGRPLPYFPIPAPLAEHGPAQIIAMCNQKGGVGKTTSTINLGAALAEYGRRVLLVDFDPQGALSVGLGVNPMELDVTVYNLLMERGLTADEVLLKTAIPGMDLLPSNIDLSAAEVQLVSEVARESALARALKPLLPDYDYVIIDCQPSLGLLTVNALTAAHSVIVPLECEFFALRGVALLTETIEKVCERLNPDLRLDGILATMYDSRTVHSREVLARVVEAFGEHVFHTVIGRTVRFPETTVAGEPITTYATNSVGAAAYRQLAREVLDRCRPVE, encoded by the coding sequence GTGGGCGCGCAGGAGGTCGGCTCGGTCGCGGTCCGCACCTTCGAGGCCCGCCAGAGCGCGGCGGCAGCCGCCACCGACTACGACGCCGACTTCGCGGCGTACGGCCTGGCCTACAACGAGCTCGGCTACGGGCCCTACGACGACCCGGACGCCGAGTACGAGCCCGACCCCGAGTACGCCGCCACGCTGGCCCCCGACGCGGCCCGCCAGCGCCGCGAGCGGGTCGGCCCGACCGGCCGGCCGCTGCCGTACTTCCCGATCCCCGCGCCGCTCGCCGAGCACGGCCCCGCGCAGATCATCGCGATGTGCAACCAGAAGGGCGGCGTCGGCAAGACCACGTCGACCATCAACCTGGGCGCGGCGCTCGCCGAGTACGGCCGCCGGGTGCTGCTGGTGGACTTCGACCCGCAGGGCGCCCTCTCGGTCGGCCTCGGCGTCAACCCGATGGAACTCGACGTCACCGTCTACAACCTGCTCATGGAGCGGGGCCTGACGGCCGACGAGGTGCTGCTGAAGACCGCCATCCCCGGCATGGACCTGCTGCCGTCCAACATCGACCTGTCGGCCGCCGAGGTGCAGCTGGTCAGCGAGGTCGCCCGCGAGTCGGCGCTGGCCCGCGCGCTCAAGCCGCTGCTGCCCGACTACGACTACGTCATCATCGACTGCCAGCCCTCGCTGGGCCTGCTGACGGTCAACGCGCTCACCGCCGCGCACAGCGTCATCGTCCCGCTGGAGTGCGAGTTCTTCGCGCTGCGCGGCGTGGCGCTGCTCACCGAGACCATCGAGAAGGTCTGCGAGCGGCTCAACCCCGACCTGCGCCTGGACGGCATCCTGGCCACCATGTACGACTCGCGCACCGTGCACTCGCGCGAGGTGCTGGCCCGGGTCGTCGAGGCGTTCGGCGAGCACGTCTTCCACACCGTCATCGGACGGACCGTCCGGTTCCCGGAGACCACGGTGGCCGGCGAGCCGATCACCACCTACGCCACCAACTCGGTCGGCGCCGCCGCCTACCGCCAGCTCGCTAGGGAGGTGCTCGACCGGTGCCGCCCCGTCGAGTGA
- a CDS encoding segregation and condensation protein A yields the protein MAFQVRLENFEGPFDLLLGLIAKHRMDVTEVALSRVTDEFVAHIRAMGPEWDLDAATEFLVVAATLLDLKAARLLPVAEVEDEEDLALLEARDLLFARLLQYRAYKRVAALFAERWDGEVLRRPRTVALEPRYARLLPEVVLAVGPERFAELAARAFAPKPRPVVYVDHIHTPPVSVREQAALVAERLGALGEATFGRLVADAESTLVVVARFLALLELYRERALAFEQPLPLEELVVRWVAGAGREVEVTDEFDRPAGGEEGGRT from the coding sequence ATGGCGTTCCAGGTCCGGTTGGAGAACTTCGAGGGGCCGTTCGACCTGCTGTTGGGGCTGATCGCCAAGCACCGGATGGACGTCACCGAGGTGGCGCTGTCGCGGGTCACCGACGAGTTCGTCGCGCACATCAGGGCGATGGGGCCGGAGTGGGACCTGGACGCGGCGACCGAGTTCCTGGTGGTCGCGGCGACGCTCCTGGACCTCAAGGCGGCCCGGCTGCTGCCCGTCGCCGAGGTCGAGGACGAGGAGGACCTGGCGCTGCTGGAGGCCCGGGACCTGCTGTTCGCCCGGCTGCTGCAGTACCGGGCGTACAAGCGGGTCGCCGCGCTGTTCGCGGAGCGCTGGGACGGCGAGGTGCTGCGCCGGCCGCGGACGGTCGCGCTGGAGCCGAGGTACGCGCGGCTGCTGCCGGAGGTGGTGCTGGCGGTCGGTCCGGAGCGGTTCGCGGAGTTGGCCGCGCGGGCGTTCGCGCCCAAGCCGAGGCCGGTGGTGTACGTGGACCACATCCACACGCCGCCGGTGAGCGTGCGCGAGCAGGCCGCGCTGGTGGCGGAGCGGCTGGGCGCGCTCGGCGAGGCGACGTTCGGGCGGTTGGTCGCGGACGCGGAGAGCACGCTGGTGGTGGTGGCCAGGTTCCTGGCGCTGCTGGAGCTGTACCGGGAGCGGGCGCTGGCGTTCGAGCAGCCGCTGCCCCTGGAGGAGTTGGTGGTGCGCTGGGTCGCCGGGGCCGGGCGCGAGGTCGAGGTGACCGACGAGTTCGACCGCCCCGCGGGCGGCGAGGAAGGCGGCAGGACATGA
- the scpB gene encoding SMC-Scp complex subunit ScpB produces the protein MVADEPVAEPRLAAVLDAPRSEVAAVLRELAAEYTAQGRGFELRQVAGGWRFYSRAECSAAVERFVLDGQQARLTQAALEALAVVAYRQPVSRGRVSAVRGVNCDGVMRTLVQRGLVEEAGTEPETGAILYRTTNYFLERMGLRGLDELPELAPFLPEVDDVEAESLEGTMIAQAVAAAQEGPRPNQADQTDIDVRTF, from the coding sequence ATGGTCGCCGACGAGCCGGTCGCGGAGCCCAGGCTGGCCGCCGTGCTGGACGCGCCCCGGAGTGAAGTCGCCGCCGTGCTAAGGGAGTTGGCGGCCGAGTACACGGCCCAGGGGCGCGGTTTCGAGCTCCGGCAGGTGGCCGGCGGGTGGCGGTTCTACAGCCGCGCGGAGTGCTCGGCGGCGGTCGAACGGTTCGTCCTGGACGGGCAGCAGGCCCGGCTGACGCAGGCCGCGCTGGAGGCGCTGGCGGTGGTCGCGTACCGGCAGCCGGTGTCGCGCGGGAGGGTTTCCGCCGTCCGTGGTGTGAACTGCGACGGCGTGATGCGTACCCTGGTACAGCGAGGACTGGTCGAAGAAGCCGGCACCGAGCCCGAAACCGGAGCGATCCTGTATCGGACGACGAACTACTTCCTGGAACGGATGGGGCTGCGCGGCCTGGACGAGCTGCCGGAGCTCGCGCCCTTCCTGCCCGAGGTCGACGACGTGGAAGCGGAGTCCCTGGAGGGCACGATGATCGCGCAGGCGGTCGCCGCCGCACAGGAAGGGCCGAGGCCGAACCAGGCCGACCAGACGGATATCGACGTACGGACATTTTGA
- a CDS encoding pseudouridine synthase, with protein MRSSGNGRNSGGGGGQGRGGQGGRGGQQGGSRGGSSSYGGGGGQGGRGGQGGRGGQGSYGGGGGSYGGGGQGGRGGSYGGGSGSGSYGSGSRGGSGGGRGGEERRYPDRPLRPEERKYDRPEFGGGPNATPGRGAYDSRKPGAAPRPRREGQGAPGDPRRQPQRSRELQGRIEDRVLARHEGPGKEVGEDGERLQKVLARAGMGSRRACEELIAQGRVDVNGETVLEQGRRVDPVKDEIKVDGLTVATQSYLFFALNKPAGVVSTMEDPEGRQCLGDYVTNRETRLFHVGRLDTETEGIILLTNHGELAHRLTHPKYGVTKTYLAAIQGPLPRDLGKTLAKGVELEDGWARADSFKVISNLGKNYLVEVTLHEGRKHIVRRLLAEVGFPVDKLVRTAFGPITLGDQKSGWLRRLTNPEVGTLMREVGL; from the coding sequence ATGCGTAGCAGTGGCAACGGCAGGAACAGTGGCGGCGGCGGCGGGCAGGGCCGGGGCGGGCAGGGCGGCCGAGGCGGCCAGCAGGGCGGGAGCCGGGGCGGTTCGTCGTCCTACGGCGGCGGTGGCGGCCAGGGCGGGCGCGGCGGCCAGGGCGGCCGCGGCGGGCAGGGCTCGTACGGCGGCGGTGGCGGCTCGTACGGCGGTGGCGGCCAGGGCGGGCGCGGCGGCTCGTACGGCGGCGGCTCCGGCTCCGGCTCGTACGGCTCCGGTTCGCGCGGCGGCAGTGGCGGCGGGCGCGGGGGCGAGGAGCGCCGCTACCCGGACCGGCCGCTGCGGCCGGAGGAGCGGAAGTACGACCGTCCCGAGTTCGGCGGCGGGCCGAACGCGACGCCCGGGCGCGGCGCGTACGACTCCCGCAAGCCCGGGGCGGCGCCCCGGCCGCGCCGGGAGGGGCAGGGCGCGCCCGGCGACCCGCGGCGCCAGCCGCAGCGCTCGCGCGAGCTGCAGGGCCGGATCGAGGACCGGGTGCTGGCCCGGCACGAGGGCCCCGGCAAGGAGGTCGGCGAGGACGGCGAGCGCCTGCAGAAGGTGCTCGCCCGGGCCGGCATGGGCAGCCGCCGGGCCTGCGAGGAGCTGATCGCGCAGGGCCGGGTCGACGTCAACGGCGAGACCGTGCTGGAGCAGGGCCGCCGGGTCGACCCGGTGAAGGACGAGATCAAGGTGGACGGCCTGACCGTCGCCACCCAGTCGTACCTGTTCTTCGCGCTCAACAAGCCGGCCGGCGTGGTCTCCACCATGGAGGACCCCGAGGGCCGGCAGTGCCTGGGCGACTACGTGACCAACCGGGAGACCCGGCTGTTCCACGTCGGCCGGCTGGACACCGAGACCGAGGGCATCATCCTGCTCACCAACCACGGCGAGCTGGCCCACCGCCTCACCCACCCCAAGTACGGCGTCACCAAGACCTACCTGGCCGCGATCCAGGGCCCGCTGCCGCGCGACCTCGGCAAGACCCTCGCCAAGGGCGTCGAGCTGGAGGACGGCTGGGCCCGCGCCGACAGCTTCAAGGTGATCTCCAACCTCGGCAAGAACTACCTGGTCGAGGTGACCCTGCACGAGGGCCGCAAGCACATCGTGCGCCGCCTGCTGGCCGAGGTCGGGTTCCCGGTCGACAAGCTGGTGCGCACCGCGTTCGGTCCGATCACGCTGGGCGACCAGAAGTCCGGCTGGCTGCGCCGCCTGACCAACCCCGAGGTCGGCACCCTGATGCGCGAGGTCGGCCTGTAG
- a CDS encoding helix-turn-helix domain-containing protein, whose product MLDAFTVLGLGLPDGQVYAALVVAPQSTSQELADHCGLTLEQCRAALDRLAEQGMATRAPVDRERYLAVAPDVAIGTLIGHREAELRSARAEMHRLMDAFREASRYTDPAHSVEVLTGGEAIAQRLEHLIESSQYQIRGFDCPPYVQDPTVEQPRQRAKLKAGVRIRTVFDKEAIAWPGRLEQEILTGVEDGEEARVRPVLPMKMMMADDKMAIIPISVGDSVLDAAYVIHPSALLQALDALFEAEWERAVPLQTVIGDGEGPGPEPDHLKLLGLLAAGLTDESIARSLGWSARTTQRRLQGLMRELGATTRFQAGMAARERGWL is encoded by the coding sequence ATGCTGGACGCATTCACCGTGCTCGGCCTCGGGCTCCCCGACGGCCAGGTGTACGCCGCGCTGGTCGTCGCACCGCAGTCCACCTCCCAGGAGCTGGCGGACCACTGCGGGCTGACCCTGGAGCAGTGCCGGGCGGCCCTCGACCGGCTCGCCGAACAGGGCATGGCCACCCGCGCCCCGGTCGACCGGGAGCGCTACCTGGCGGTCGCCCCCGACGTCGCGATCGGCACCCTGATCGGCCACCGCGAGGCCGAGCTGCGCTCCGCCCGCGCCGAGATGCACCGGCTGATGGACGCCTTCCGCGAAGCCTCCCGGTACACCGACCCGGCGCACTCGGTCGAGGTGCTCACCGGCGGCGAGGCGATCGCCCAGCGGCTGGAGCACCTGATCGAGTCCAGCCAGTACCAGATACGCGGCTTCGACTGCCCCCCGTACGTGCAGGACCCCACCGTGGAGCAGCCCCGGCAGCGGGCCAAGCTCAAGGCCGGGGTGCGGATCCGCACCGTCTTCGACAAGGAGGCGATCGCCTGGCCCGGCCGGCTGGAGCAGGAGATCCTCACCGGCGTCGAGGACGGCGAGGAGGCCCGGGTCCGGCCGGTGCTGCCGATGAAGATGATGATGGCCGACGACAAGATGGCGATCATCCCGATCAGCGTCGGCGACAGCGTCCTGGACGCCGCCTACGTGATCCACCCCTCCGCGCTGCTGCAGGCCCTGGACGCGCTGTTCGAGGCCGAGTGGGAGCGGGCCGTGCCGCTGCAGACCGTGATCGGCGACGGCGAGGGCCCCGGCCCGGAGCCCGACCACCTCAAGCTGCTCGGCCTGCTGGCGGCCGGCCTCACCGACGAGTCGATCGCCCGTTCGCTCGGCTGGAGCGCCCGCACCACCCAGCGCCGGCTCCAGGGCCTGATGCGCGAACTCGGCGCCACCACCCGGTTCCAGGCCGGGATGGCGGCCCGCGAGCGCGGCTGGCTCTGA
- a CDS encoding DUF952 domain-containing protein — MIYHLAPLDDWLRDPGRPYTAASLLTEGFLHCSPDETTALAVANLFFRDARDPLMALLIEERLVEPMVKWEAASGGPPPGATEGALFPHIYGRLNRTAVLGLEKLERGPDGRWAALRPWS; from the coding sequence ATGATCTACCACCTCGCCCCGCTGGACGACTGGCTGCGCGACCCGGGCCGGCCGTACACCGCCGCGTCGCTGCTGACCGAGGGCTTCCTGCACTGCTCGCCGGACGAGACCACCGCGCTGGCGGTCGCCAACCTGTTCTTCCGGGACGCGCGCGACCCGCTGATGGCGCTGCTGATCGAGGAGCGGCTGGTCGAGCCGATGGTGAAGTGGGAGGCGGCCAGCGGCGGCCCGCCGCCGGGCGCCACCGAGGGGGCGCTGTTCCCGCACATCTACGGGCGGCTGAACCGGACGGCGGTGCTGGGCCTGGAGAAGCTGGAGCGGGGCCCGGACGGCCGCTGGGCGGCCCTGCGCCCCTGGAGCTGA